Proteins encoded together in one Mobula birostris isolate sMobBir1 chromosome 7, sMobBir1.hap1, whole genome shotgun sequence window:
- the hnrnph1l gene encoding heterogeneous nuclear ribonucleoprotein H1, like — protein sequence MSTTESDGFVIRVRGLPWSSAAEEVMRFFSDCKILNGISGIHFTYTREGRPSGEAFIQLESEDDVKLALKKDKESMGHRYVEVFKSNNIEMDWVLKHTGPNSPDSSNDGCVRLRGLPFGCSKEEIVQFFTGLEIVPNGITLPMDYQGRSTGEAFVQFATQDIAEKALKKHKERIGHRYIEIFKSSRAEVRTHYDPPRKLMGGQRPGPYDRPMAGRVYGIPNRAGSYEKMRRGVYGGGYGSYDDYNGYSDGYGYGTEHAYGRDRGLTAQAYGTTDTSFQSTTGHCVHMRGLPFRATENDICNFFSPLNPVRVHIEIGSDGRVTGEADVEFATHEDAVAAMSKDKAHMQHRYVELFLNSTSGGTGSSYAAQIAGMGSQSSYASQSYGSPNSQQISAGYGVYGSQASLSAYDYFAGSQAGMNGSYFGTGSRGSMGMNGMGGMSNMSGGWGM from the exons ATGTCTaccacagaaagtgatggatttGTTATCCGTGTCCGTGGACTTCCATGGTCTTCCGCTGCTGAGGAAGTGATGCGCTTTTTCTCTG attgcAAAATCCTAAATGGGATTTCTGGAATTCATTTTACTTATACCAGAGAAGGCCGACCAAGTGGAGAAGCATTCATTCAGTTGGAATCTGAAGATGATGTCAAACTTGCATTGAAGAAAGATAAAGAAAGTATGGGGCATAGATATGTAGAAG TATTTAAATCTAACAACATTGAAATGGACTGGGTTTTGAAGCACACCGGCCCCAATAGCCCCGATTCGTCAAATGATGGCTGTGTTCGTCTTAGGGGACTGCCATTTGGCTGTAGCAAGGAAGAGATAGTACAATTTTTTacag GGTTGGAAATCGTGCCAAATGGGATAACATTGCCGATGGACTACCAGGGGAGGAGCACGGGGGAGGCCTTCGTGCAGTTTGCCACACAGGATATAGCTGAAAAGGCTCTAAAGAAACACAAGGAAAGAATAGGGCACAG GTATATTGAAATATTCAAGAGCAGTCGGGCTGAAGTACGCACCCATTATGATCCTCCTCGTAAATTAATGGGTGGTCAGAGACCAGGTCCTTATGACAGACCAATGGCTGGGAGAGTTTATGGTATTCCCAATCGAGCTGGATCTTATGAGAAGATGAGACGTGGAGTGTATGGTGGTG GTTATGGAAGCTATGATGATTACAATGGATACAGTGATGGCTATGGCTATGGCACCGAACATGCATATGGACGAGATAGGG GATTGACCGCACAAGCATATGGAACCACTGATACTAGCTTTCAAAGTACAACGGGTCATTGTGTGCACATGAGAGGGCTGCCTTTTCGAGCTACAGAGAATGATATCTGCAAT TTTTTCTCGCCACTGAACCCAGTTCGTGTCCACATAGAAATTGGATCTGATGGTAGAGTGACAGGAGAAGCTGATGTTGAGTTTGCTACCCATGAGGATGCTGTGGCTGCTATGTCAAAAGACAAAGCCCATATGC AGCATAGATATGTAGAACTCTTCCTGAACTCTACTTCTGGAGGCACTGGCAGTAGCTATGCAGCTCAGATTGCAGGAATGG GAAGCCAGTCAAGTTATGCAAGCCAAAGCTATGGTAGTCCCAACAGTCAACAGATAAGCGCTGGATATGGTGTTTATGGAAGCCAAGCTAGTTTGAGTGCATATG aTTACTTTGCAGGTAGCCAAGCTGGAATGAATGGAAGTTACTTTGGAACTGGAAGCAGAGGATCTATGGGAATGAATGGCATGGGTGGAATGTCAAACATGAGTGGTGGTTGGGGAATGTAA